A DNA window from Phragmites australis chromosome 11, lpPhrAust1.1, whole genome shotgun sequence contains the following coding sequences:
- the LOC133885065 gene encoding pathogenesis-related protein PRB1-3-like has protein sequence MAGLAPLLLLAGALLLPCALMLTTAEFHAHSDLFSAEHHPPADGPGVAHEFLEAHNRVRAKYGVPTLRWSSKLARYARRWSSLRRFDCVPMHSPNSPYGENVFWGTGREWRAADAVTSWATEASYFDWRSQACHPGQVCGHFTQLVWNDTELVGCGRAECFGGGVFITCSYDPPGNWKGEVPLT, from the coding sequence ATGGCGGGCCTCGCCCCGCttctcctcctcgccggcgcTCTGCTGCTACCTTGCGCCCTGATGCTCACCACCGCAGAATTCCACGCCCACTCGGACCTCTTCTCCGCCGAGCACCATCCGCCGGCCGATGGGCCCGGGGTGGCGCACGAGTTTTTGGAGGCGCACAACCGGGTCCGCGCCAAGTACGGCGTCCCGACGCTGCGGTGGAGCAGCAAGCTGGCCCGGTACGCGCGCCGGTGGTCGTCGCTTCGGCGGTTCGACTGCGTGCCCATGCACTCGCCCAACTCGCCCTACGGCGAGAACGTCTTCTGGGGCACCGGCAGGGAGTGGCGCGCCGCCGACGCCGTCACCAGCTGGGCCACCGAGGCATCCTACTTCGACTGGCGCTCCCAGGCGTGCCACCCGGGGCAGGTCTGCGGACACTTCACGCAGCTGGTCTGGAACGACACGGAGTTGGTCGGCTGCGGCCGCGCCGAGTGCTTCGGCGGCGGCGTATTCATCACCTGCTCCTACGACCCGCCGGGGAACTGGAAGGGCGAGGTGCCGCTCACCTGA